The proteins below come from a single Jaculus jaculus isolate mJacJac1 chromosome 12, mJacJac1.mat.Y.cur, whole genome shotgun sequence genomic window:
- the LOC101617573 gene encoding glycerol kinase-like, translated as MAAAKTAVLGPLVGAVDQGTSSTRFLVFNSKTAELVCKHQVELKQEFPREGWVEQDPKEILRSVHECIEKGCAELRQLGTDVSSIKAIGVTNQRETTVVWDKVTGEPLHNAVLWLDLRTQSTVEQLQRSDPAGSKSVRQRTGLPLSTYFSAVKLSWLLRNVDAVRSAARHGRALFGTVDSWLIWSLTGGAQGGVHCTDVTNASRTMLFNIHSLQWDPELCEFFDVPMDMLPSVRSSSEIYGLMKTGSLEGVPISGCLGDQSAALVGQMCFRDGQAKNTYGTGCFLLCNTGGKCVFSEHGLLTTVAYKLGRDKPVCYALEGSVAITGAVVCWLRDNLEIIKAPEEIEKLAREAGTSYGCYFVPAFSGLYAPYWDPSARGVICGLTQFTNKCHMAFAALEAVCFQTREIVDAMNSDCGLPLRHLQVDGGMTGNRLLMQLQADILGVPVVKHADPESTGLGVAMAAGAAEGVRVWDLDSVDLSAVQVERFQPQINAEESETRFATWKKAVVKAMGWETAEPPEGRHAGIFCSLPLGFFIVSSMVVLIGARHIAGFPY; from the coding sequence ATGGCCGCCGCCAAGACAGCGGTTCTGGGGCCGTTGGTGGGGGCGGTAGACCAAGGTACCAGCTCAACTCGCTTCTTGGTCTTCAACTCCAAAACAGCCGAGCTCGTTTGCAAGCACCAGGTGGAGCTCAAGCAGGAGTTCCCCCGGGAGGGATGGGTGGAGCAGGACCCCAAGGAGATCCTGCGGTCGGTCCATGAGTGCATCGAGAAAGGGTGCGCCGAGCTGCGGCAGCTGGGCACCGACGTGTCCAGCATCAAGGCCATCGGCGTCACCAACCAGAGGGAGACCACCGTGGTGTGGGACAAGGTGACCGGCGAGCCCCTGCACAACGCGGTGCTGTGGCTGGACCTCAGGACGCAGTCCACGGTGGAGCAGCTCCAGCGCAGCGACCCGGCCGGCAGCAAGTCGGTGCGGCAGAGGACGGGCCTGCCGCTGAGCACCTACTTCAGCGCCGTGAAGCTGAGCTGGCTGCTGCGCAACGTGGACGCCGTGCGCAGCGCCGCGCGCCACGGCCGCGCGCTCTTCGGGACGGTGGACTCGTGGCTCATCTGGAGCCTCACGGGCGGCGCCCAGGGCGGCGTGCACTGCACGGATGTCACCAACGCCAGCCGCACCATGCTCTTCAACATCCACTCCCTGCAGTGGGACCCCGAGCTCTGCGAGTTCTTCGACGTCCCCATGGACATGCTGCCCAGCGTGCGCAGCTCCTCCGAGATCTACGGCCTCATGAAGACTGGCTCGCTGGAAGGCGTGCCCATCTCCGGGTGCCTGGGGGACCAGTCTGCGGCTCTGGTCGGGCAGATGTGCTTCCGGGACGGGCAGGCCAAGAACACCTACGGCACGGGCTGCTTCTTGCTGTGCAACACGGGCGGCAAGTGCGTGTTTTCCGAGCACGGCCTCCTGACCACCGTGGCCTACAAGCTGGGCCGGGACAAGCCCGTGTGCTACGCTCTGGAAGGCTCCGTGGCCATCACCGGGGCCGTTGTCTGCTGGCTGCGGGACAACCTTGAGATCATCAAGGCTCCCGAGGAGATCGAAAAACTCGCCCGAGAAGCGGGCACTTCCTACGGCTGCTACTTCGTCCCCGCGTTTTCGGGCTTGTATGCGCCGTACTGGGACCCCAGTGCCCGGGGCGTCATCTGCGGGCTCACCCAGTTCACCAACAAGTGCCACATGGCCTTCGCGGCGCTGGAGGCCGTGTGCTTCCAGACCCGGGAGATCGTGGACGCCATGAACAGCGACTGCGGGCTCCCGCTGCGACACCTGCAGGTGGACGGGGGCATGACCGGCAACCGGCTGCTCATGCAGCTGCAGGCCGACATCCTGGGCGTGCCCGTGGTGAAGCACGCCGACCCCGAGTCCACCGGCCTGGGCGTGGCCATGGCGGCCGGCGCCGCCGAGGGCGTCCGCGTGTGGGACCTGGACTCCGTGGACCTGTCCGCCGTCCAGGTGGAGCGCTTCCAGCCGCAGATCAACGCCGAGGAGAGCGAGACCCGCTTCGCCACGTGGAAGAAAGCCGTGGTGAAGGCGATGGGCTGGGAGACGGCCGAGCCGCCCGAGGGCCGCCACGCGGGCATCTTCTGCAGCCTGCCCCTGGGCTTCTTCATCGTGAGCAGCATGGTGGTGCTGATCGGCGCCAGGCACATCGCGGGGTTCCCGTACTAG